One Phaseolus vulgaris cultivar G19833 chromosome 11, P. vulgaris v2.0, whole genome shotgun sequence genomic window carries:
- the LOC137819227 gene encoding MAR-binding filament-like protein 1-1 isoform X2: MASTTFCLLHSPLCKFPSSSVSSSSSSASASSGYRTKTKLRPPTSSCMGQQDPICSKRTIILTSIALFPFRRLKRAPALEPPPPTPKANEVKTQEDNQEAETVPEEDKSSTSFLSLLNGIGIFSSGVLGALYSLSQKEKSTADATIETMSRKLKEKEELIVSLKKDYELKLLNEQEKQANLLEKAKEEKQALIEQLNSANSTINTLRQELKHERSLIEDLKLQIDRLGTELSKTDSDKKDLESNLKEKIDSIEVLQQRISALSVDLKDKEDVVKSLNSSLEVKELELKSLNSTYEKIKDDLSNVQLQIQGLKDELHKSQEELEAKDSLVMELNSRVSSLTLEKDDFRSKYDVMEKEYNDLKLTTERKAALDSRVLTEKEEELRQLKHQFDLALRESNKNLIINADLSRERDFLKEALENQSGKINHLKHELQVTQGNLEKSRNESAELENLINESNKLRNELEVEVSKLSSELTEVKGSLQRSLDNAKHEAEMLASELTTAKEHLKKAEAELQGKSHELTIALEKRDSLQKELIDIYKKAETTAEDLKEEKQLVNSLNKDIQALEKQISEDKESRKSLEMDLKEAIESLDEMNRNAMILSGELQKTNSLVSSLEKEKEMLIKSLTDQRNASKEAKDNIEDAHNLIMKLGNDRENLERKGKKLEEDLASAKGEILRLKSKISSSKVAVNNGQVQKDGGENKVNSSKVAVNNEKVQKNEGESKVTVSARKTVRRRKANPQ; encoded by the exons ATGGCGAGTACCACCTTCTGCTTGCTCCACTCACCCCTCTGCAAATTCCCATCTTCATCTGTttcatcctcttcatcttcagcTTCAGCTTCATCTGGCTACAGAACGAAGACCAAGTTGCGACCTCCCACATCTTCGTGCATGGGCCAGCAAGACCCAATCTGCAGCAAAAGAACCATTATTTTAACGAGCATAGCCCTTTTTCCATTTCGCCGTTTGAAGAGGGCCCCCGCTCTCGAACCACCACCCCCAACTCCAA AAGCAAATGAGGTGAAGACACAAGAGGATAACCAGGAAGCCGAG ACAGTACCTGAAGAGGACAAATCATCAACTTCCTTTCTGTCTCTCCTGAATGGAATTGGGATATTTTCTTCCGGTGTGCTGGGTGCTCTCTATTCACTTTCTCAGAAAGAAAAGTCCACTGCTGATGCAACAATAGAAACA ATGAGCAGGAAACTGAAGGAAAAGGAAGAACTGATTGTTTCCTTAAAGAAGGACTATGAGCTGAAGTTACTGAATGAGCAGGAGAAACAAGCCAACCTACTTGAAAAGGCAAAGGAAGAGAAGCAAGCATTGATAGAACAACTAAATTCTGCGAACAGTACTATCAACACCTTGCGGCAGGAGCTTAAACATGAGAGAAGTTTGATTGAGGACCTGAAACTTCAAATTGACAGACTTGGGACTGAGCTTTCAAAGACTGATTCAGATAAGAAAGATCTCGAAAGCAATCTGAAAGAAAAGATAGATTCCATTGAAGTTTTACAGCAAAGAATCAGTGCGCTCAGTGTGGACCTCAAGGACAAAGAAGATGTTGTTAAGAGTCTCAATTCGTCCTTAGAAGTAAAGGAGTTGGAATTGAAGAGTTTGAATTCTACCTATGAGAAAATCAAGGATGACTTATCCAATGTACAGTTGCAGATTCAAGGGTTGAAAGATGAACTACATAAAAGCCAAGAGGAACTAGAAGCTAAAGATTCCTTGGTGATGGAACTAAATTCAAGAGTGAGTTCCTTAACTCTTGAGAAGGATGACTTTAGGAGTAAATATGATGTCATGGAGAAGGAATACAATGACCTAAAGCTCACTACTGAAAGGAAGGCTGCTTTGGACTCTAGGGTTTTAACTGAAAAAGAAGAGGAGCTTCGCCAGCTAAAGCATCAATTTGATCTTGCCCTGCGTGAATCAAACAAAAACCTGATCATCAATGCTGATTTATCACGAGAAAGAGATTTTTTGAAGGAGGCCCTTGAGAATCAATCTGGtaaaattaatcatttaaaGCATGAACTTCAAGTCACCCAGGGAAATCTTGAAAAATCAAGAAATGAGTCTGCTGAATTGGAAAACCTTATAAATGAGTCGAACAAACTGCGCAATGAGCTTGAGGTTGAGGTGTCTAAGCTTTCATCTGAGCTCACTGAAGTTAAAGGATCACTACAGAGAAGTCTTGATAATGCAAAACATGAGGCAGAAATGCTAGCAAGTGAGCTTACAACTGCAAAGGAACATTTGAAGAAAGCAGAAGCAGAGCTACAAGGTAAGTCCCATGAATTGACAATTGCTCTTGAAAAGCGTGATAGCCTACAGAAAGAATTAATTGACATATACAAAAAGGCTGAGACCACAGCAGAGGATTTGAAGGAAGAAAAACAGTTAGTTAATTCTTTGAACAAAGACATACAAGCTTTAGAGAAGCAAATCTCAGAAGACAAGGAGTCCCGAAAATCTCTTGAGATGGACCTGAAGGAGGCTATCGAATCACTTGATGAAATGAACCGAAATGCGATGATCCTTTCTGGTGAACTACAGAAAACTAACTCCCTTGTTTCTAGCcttgaaaaagagaaagagatgCTTATTAAGTCCCTAACAGACCAAAGAAATGCAAGCAAAGAGGCCAAGGACAACATTGAAGATGCTCATAACCTCATCATGAAACTTGGCAATGATAGAGAGAATTTAGAGAGAAAAGGGAAGAAATTGGAGGAGGATTTGGCTTCTGCCAAGGGTGAGATATTGCGCTTAAAGAGTAAAATCAGTTCTTCTAAAGTTGCTGTTAACAATGGACAAGTGCAGAAAGATGGAGGTGAAAACAAGGTCAACTCTTCAAAAGTTGCTGTTAACAATGAGAAAGTGCAGAAAAATGAAGGTGAAAGCAAGGTTACTGTAAGTGCGAGGAAGACTGTCAGAAGAAGAAAAGCTAATCCACAATAA
- the LOC137819227 gene encoding MAR-binding filament-like protein 1-1 isoform X1: MASTTFCLLHSPLCKFPSSSVSSSSSSASASSGYRTKTKLRPPTSSCMGQQDPICSKRTIILTSIALFPFRRLKRAPALEPPPPTPTEANEVKTQEDNQEAETVPEEDKSSTSFLSLLNGIGIFSSGVLGALYSLSQKEKSTADATIETMSRKLKEKEELIVSLKKDYELKLLNEQEKQANLLEKAKEEKQALIEQLNSANSTINTLRQELKHERSLIEDLKLQIDRLGTELSKTDSDKKDLESNLKEKIDSIEVLQQRISALSVDLKDKEDVVKSLNSSLEVKELELKSLNSTYEKIKDDLSNVQLQIQGLKDELHKSQEELEAKDSLVMELNSRVSSLTLEKDDFRSKYDVMEKEYNDLKLTTERKAALDSRVLTEKEEELRQLKHQFDLALRESNKNLIINADLSRERDFLKEALENQSGKINHLKHELQVTQGNLEKSRNESAELENLINESNKLRNELEVEVSKLSSELTEVKGSLQRSLDNAKHEAEMLASELTTAKEHLKKAEAELQGKSHELTIALEKRDSLQKELIDIYKKAETTAEDLKEEKQLVNSLNKDIQALEKQISEDKESRKSLEMDLKEAIESLDEMNRNAMILSGELQKTNSLVSSLEKEKEMLIKSLTDQRNASKEAKDNIEDAHNLIMKLGNDRENLERKGKKLEEDLASAKGEILRLKSKISSSKVAVNNGQVQKDGGENKVNSSKVAVNNEKVQKNEGESKVTVSARKTVRRRKANPQ; encoded by the exons ATGGCGAGTACCACCTTCTGCTTGCTCCACTCACCCCTCTGCAAATTCCCATCTTCATCTGTttcatcctcttcatcttcagcTTCAGCTTCATCTGGCTACAGAACGAAGACCAAGTTGCGACCTCCCACATCTTCGTGCATGGGCCAGCAAGACCCAATCTGCAGCAAAAGAACCATTATTTTAACGAGCATAGCCCTTTTTCCATTTCGCCGTTTGAAGAGGGCCCCCGCTCTCGAACCACCACCCCCAACTCCAA CAGAAGCAAATGAGGTGAAGACACAAGAGGATAACCAGGAAGCCGAG ACAGTACCTGAAGAGGACAAATCATCAACTTCCTTTCTGTCTCTCCTGAATGGAATTGGGATATTTTCTTCCGGTGTGCTGGGTGCTCTCTATTCACTTTCTCAGAAAGAAAAGTCCACTGCTGATGCAACAATAGAAACA ATGAGCAGGAAACTGAAGGAAAAGGAAGAACTGATTGTTTCCTTAAAGAAGGACTATGAGCTGAAGTTACTGAATGAGCAGGAGAAACAAGCCAACCTACTTGAAAAGGCAAAGGAAGAGAAGCAAGCATTGATAGAACAACTAAATTCTGCGAACAGTACTATCAACACCTTGCGGCAGGAGCTTAAACATGAGAGAAGTTTGATTGAGGACCTGAAACTTCAAATTGACAGACTTGGGACTGAGCTTTCAAAGACTGATTCAGATAAGAAAGATCTCGAAAGCAATCTGAAAGAAAAGATAGATTCCATTGAAGTTTTACAGCAAAGAATCAGTGCGCTCAGTGTGGACCTCAAGGACAAAGAAGATGTTGTTAAGAGTCTCAATTCGTCCTTAGAAGTAAAGGAGTTGGAATTGAAGAGTTTGAATTCTACCTATGAGAAAATCAAGGATGACTTATCCAATGTACAGTTGCAGATTCAAGGGTTGAAAGATGAACTACATAAAAGCCAAGAGGAACTAGAAGCTAAAGATTCCTTGGTGATGGAACTAAATTCAAGAGTGAGTTCCTTAACTCTTGAGAAGGATGACTTTAGGAGTAAATATGATGTCATGGAGAAGGAATACAATGACCTAAAGCTCACTACTGAAAGGAAGGCTGCTTTGGACTCTAGGGTTTTAACTGAAAAAGAAGAGGAGCTTCGCCAGCTAAAGCATCAATTTGATCTTGCCCTGCGTGAATCAAACAAAAACCTGATCATCAATGCTGATTTATCACGAGAAAGAGATTTTTTGAAGGAGGCCCTTGAGAATCAATCTGGtaaaattaatcatttaaaGCATGAACTTCAAGTCACCCAGGGAAATCTTGAAAAATCAAGAAATGAGTCTGCTGAATTGGAAAACCTTATAAATGAGTCGAACAAACTGCGCAATGAGCTTGAGGTTGAGGTGTCTAAGCTTTCATCTGAGCTCACTGAAGTTAAAGGATCACTACAGAGAAGTCTTGATAATGCAAAACATGAGGCAGAAATGCTAGCAAGTGAGCTTACAACTGCAAAGGAACATTTGAAGAAAGCAGAAGCAGAGCTACAAGGTAAGTCCCATGAATTGACAATTGCTCTTGAAAAGCGTGATAGCCTACAGAAAGAATTAATTGACATATACAAAAAGGCTGAGACCACAGCAGAGGATTTGAAGGAAGAAAAACAGTTAGTTAATTCTTTGAACAAAGACATACAAGCTTTAGAGAAGCAAATCTCAGAAGACAAGGAGTCCCGAAAATCTCTTGAGATGGACCTGAAGGAGGCTATCGAATCACTTGATGAAATGAACCGAAATGCGATGATCCTTTCTGGTGAACTACAGAAAACTAACTCCCTTGTTTCTAGCcttgaaaaagagaaagagatgCTTATTAAGTCCCTAACAGACCAAAGAAATGCAAGCAAAGAGGCCAAGGACAACATTGAAGATGCTCATAACCTCATCATGAAACTTGGCAATGATAGAGAGAATTTAGAGAGAAAAGGGAAGAAATTGGAGGAGGATTTGGCTTCTGCCAAGGGTGAGATATTGCGCTTAAAGAGTAAAATCAGTTCTTCTAAAGTTGCTGTTAACAATGGACAAGTGCAGAAAGATGGAGGTGAAAACAAGGTCAACTCTTCAAAAGTTGCTGTTAACAATGAGAAAGTGCAGAAAAATGAAGGTGAAAGCAAGGTTACTGTAAGTGCGAGGAAGACTGTCAGAAGAAGAAAAGCTAATCCACAATAA